The region AAAGATTTGAATAGTGAAAGCTGGTCCGAGAGCAGCACTGCTTTTCTGTTGATCCTATTGGTAGCAACACATGGTCTAACTACAGACTTAGCAAACGTTCTCTCCATGTGCTTGTTTGGGAAAAACACTTACATCGTTATTTAAGAAACAACTTTATATCTGGAACAATCATTGTAATGCTTAAGTTACATCACAACTGGGAAACGAGGCCCTGGTACCGTCAAATAATGGACATAAAAAATATGTGTATGTCAGATAATGTGATATAACCAATCTAGCTAATTCATTGCATGAATTCATTGTGACAATGACAAATAATTTACTTTTGATTACTATGTAATATGTCAATTGTTACATTATGAAACATTAATAGTGAAGAAAGAATAGCACAAACACTGATAATGTGAATCCAATTCTGTCTCATCTATCATTTTGTAGGAGAAGAAGCGAGGCAGAGGCCAACATGGAGGAAACAGAAGTGGCCGGGGTCACAAAGGGGAGAGGCAGCGAGGCAACCGACCTCGCCTGGGGTTCGAGGGGGGTCAGACTCCCTTCTATCTAGCCATCCCCAAATACGGCTACAATGAGGGACACAGGTACATTGTTGTTCCATGTGCATTGTTGAACACGCCATGTTCTGTTGGTCATACTATCAAACGGGCATAACGTTCCAATACAGAGATGCAGTCTGAGAAGCAACAAAGTAAGGCTTTGTAGCTTTTCATACTGTATCTCTGTACTGTAATTGTTATTGCTTTGATGTCAATCACATTTTCTATACGTTATAGCCGTTTGTTTAAGGACAGGAGATTATGCTTTTCTTCCTAGTCGGCGGGCTCAGTACCAGCCACTGACCTTGAACAGGCTGCAGTATCTGATTGACCTTGGCCGGATTGACCCCACTCAGCCCATTGACCTGACACAGCTGGTCAACGGCAGGGGAGTGACCATACAGCCCCAGAAGAGGGACTATGGTGTTCAGCTTGTTGGCGAGGTATTTACATTGGCTACATTTACACCTATGAGCTGTCATGACTGTGTCTCCGCTTGATTTGGGGGTGAATTCATTGTTACGGAAGCTTGGGGATGAAACACGATCCCACCAAGGTAGTTGATTACTTATATTTATGTAAAGCAAGGAAGATATGTTATTTAGTGCACATATATTTTgccagtagggggcagtatttggcTAATTAGATTGTAGTGTGATTATGCTAGACCAGAGGCAGTTTTTTCCCCGTTCTGTAGGTTTGTTCTGTATTGATTGAAAATCTATTTTCTCTATTCTTGCATCCAATTGTGTGTGTTATCAGGGTGCTGGTATCTTTGCAGCAAAAGTCAACATAGAAGTTCAGATGGCGTCTGAGGAGGCCATTGCTGCCATTGAGAGAAACGGAGGGATCGTCACTACAGGTTTCTATGACCCCAGAAGTCTCGGTGAGTAGTAGTGATGGTAATGTCGTAGTAGATAACACTTTACAATAAGTTTCCATTTCTAAAGTGTTTATAAAGGGGTTATAATTATGTTATTTAATCAAATGCATTAAACTATTAATAAACGGTTATATCGCATTGGTCAAAATAGTGCAATAACTGGTCAGTGTTTGCCAAATAGTGAGACAATATTTACCTCCAGTTATTAACCATTTATAAATGCACTTACAAATGCATATATTGATGAACCCTTACGCAACCGTATTGTCAATAGTTGCATAGTTGAACAATAGTTATTTTCTCACTTTTGGGTGTGATGCATTGGTGCTCTGTCCCTGGAACAGACAAGCTTTGTTTTCATGTGTCTTGGCCCACGTTTGAAACCCTGATGCCCTGGACAAATTTACATCCAGGACATAATTAAATTATTACCCCTTACCAGATTATATCAACACACACTTACCACTTCTCTGTGATAGTCCAAGTATGGTGAATGCTCTGGTGTGAAATGGTAACCCTAATACCTTTGGTCTGTGTAACAGTGGAAGATATATCCTCTCACAACATGGACTGTTTTGGTCTTCATACCCACAATGAATTGACTGAACATGCTTAACTATGTGCTATCTTCTCTCATGTATGTGGTGATGAGTACCCAATACTGTCCTATAAGTATGTATAAACTCTGAGTGAACTCTTAAATCTATAAATGATTTACCAACATGTATAACTGCTAAAAGTATACCTTATTTTAAGTAACAGATCTATGAACATGTATAACTGCTCAAATTATACCTTATTTTAAAGTGTCAATCCACAGACCAATAACAAATTAGTCACCAATATTTATAACTGCTGAAAAGATTCCTTTAAACGTcgcagaaatcgctctgccatttcctggttgcctaatttcagttttgtgacaaaacaagcattcATTGTGTAGACAATCATTGAACCATCTAGACCGCTGTAAAATATTTTTCCCATAACCCAGAATATCGTATTTTTAGCTGtgtgaagctggtgtacaaaactgaaggTAAAAACAAAACTTAAAAACAGGAAagatagaaatagcgcacatagaacagatgtaCCACttattagacttgctttcaatgagaatgacagatctagaaCCTTTTAAAGAAAGGGGAACCCTACTGATCATTTATTAATGAGCTAGGCCTACCAATATTTATATCTTCAAAAAAATATTCCTTAAAAGAAAGTAGAAACCTTCTGGCCATTTATTAATGTCAAGATACAAACATTTTATAACAGTATATAACCTCCTCAAACATGCAATACATACTAAGAACAACATTTCATTTAATAGGATACATTGGGGGGACTCAAATCTGTAGCCTGTCATTGGTATAGTGAGTAGCCTATGTAATTCGGATAAACAGGGGGGGTCTTTTTCTCCCCCTTTTAACATTTACAAGTCAGAATAGGAATGTATAACAGATGAACTATTTAAAATACAACACAGTCCCCTTCTGTGTCTTCATCTGTTTCTTTCTTGTTAATCATTTTCCCATCCTGGAGTCTGAGACCTTatggcagggatcatcaactagattcagcgcGTGCAAATGTTTTTgctgagcggatggtcgggggacCAGAACATAATTCCAAGTAATTTGTaaactgcaaattgactgcaagaggCCCAAACTGATATAATGTTTGACTGaaacataatttcaaaccttgcttacatttgtatacaatcacgtctctctattatgcgtgggaatacttgggaacagatttttttacattaaaatcacttggagctgatttcctggtgttttacagtcttatgtccagcaatgaaaaaaatatatatataaatatgtgttTTTGTTCAGAAAACCTGGCAGTTGGGAATGTTAGGGAGAGGAATTTATGGCAACTTTATGGCAACCTAGCTACATTACTCTACTATCATCATTATCATAATTTCTACCATTTATGCTTAACTAATTATGTTATCCACTGCTagctaataatattaataataatagttaGAGTTTAACATTACTTGTAAACACTAATAGTTGACACTGATGAAAGGGCTTAGCTAGGTAATTACCACATTTTTTGCTAATACGCTAGCTAGCAAGTTAAGTCCTAAAACAGGGGGTATttttctagctagctagccagcaaacGTGATCTACTTATTTAGTTAGCTATATCATGCCAAAGATTATCTTGTGTAGTCTAGCAGAATGTCTATATTCAAAAATACATTTGAGGTTCTATCTACTGCTAGCTAGCGGGCTAGCTAACGTTTCCTAGCTATGTAGGCAGGACAGATGTGCTAGCAAACATTAGCTAACTGAGCAGCTGGTGTTTTACAGTCTCCGCTGTCAACATTTGTATCTTGTGAACGTTTATTTTGCGCAATCTCTTTGGTCTGGCCTTCGCACCTTTCTCATAGCCACGTCCAACATGATTGTTCACGACGCACTGTCACATGATGTCAGTGCCAACACAACATTTTGTGCACATTCCAGGTCGTTTATTTTAAGCGCGTTTCACATATCTCCCAAAGTTGGGAACGTTTTTCAGTTTTTCATGGAAGCCTCAATCTAtccgcaatattaaagctgatctaccccccccATTGACCAATAATTTCTGTTCCTGGGAAAGAGCAGGAATGCATCATACCCAAAAGTGAGAAAATAACTATTGTTTAACTTTGCAACCGTTGAAAATAAGGTTGCATGATTATAATTGTAAGTACATTTATAAATGGTTAATAGCTGGGGGTGTTTTGTTATAACCTATTTATTAATGATTTATTATGCATTTACATAATAAGTCATTTTAGAAACCCTTTACAAATAGAACCCTATTGTAAAGTGTTACTCCGTAGAAACACATTAAGCCAAAACTTGAATCATCTTGCTATGACGCCACTTACATTTTACACTTGGAGAGGTAGTAACTCTGTGCTTTGTTCTGTCTGTAGCGGTCCTGTGTAAGCCTGTGCCATTCTTCTTAAGTGGACAGCCCATTCCAAAGAGAATGTTGCCTGGGGAGGACATGGTCCCCTACTACACAGATGCTGCCAACCGTGGTTACCTGGCAGACCCAGAGAAGATTCAAAAAGCACGGATAGCCTTGGCCCAGAAGTATGGCTACGTTTTACCGGACATTTCCAAAGACGAGTTGTTCCACATGCTCTTTATGAGGAAGGACCCCAGACAGATCTTCTTTGGCCTCTCGCCAGGCTGGGTGGTCAACATGACAGAGAAAAAGATTCTGAAACCGACTGACGACAAACTGCTCCAATATTACAATTCTTAAAAATGATTAACATAAACATGCTCTGTTTATATACATAAATGTCATGATGGGTGATTTAAAATAAACGTCTCTTAGCATAACTGGCCAACGGATTCAGCTTTTTCAACACAACTGATgtactgtgtatactgtattaaATGTTCATAATTTAATGCCATAGTTCTCTCATTCGTCTTAGGGGCGTTTCACCCAAAATctgaaaataatgtatttctatTGTACATCTCTGTAAGAAAGGCACCATGCTTAATGATCAATGCTTATAGTGAATGGAGGAGTAAATTGAGGTTAGGTTACGCACACTacttgaccaaaagtatgtggacgactgctcgtcgaacatctcattccaaaatcatgggcattaatatggagttggtcccccctttgctactataacagcctcctctcttctgagaaggctttccactagatgttggaacattgctgtggggacttgcttctattcagccatgaggattagtgaggtcgggcactgatgttgggtgattaggcctggctcgcagtcggcggtccaattcattccaaagttgtttgatggggttgaggtcagggctctgcaggcCAGTGAAGTTGTTCcccaccgatcttgacaaaccattttttatatggacctcgctttgtgcacgggggcattgtcatgttgaaacaggaaaggcccttccccaaactgttaccacaaagttggaagcacagttgtctagaatgtcattgtatgctgtagcgttaagatttcccttcgctggaactaaggggcctaggccGAACCATGGAAAAAGAAGCCCCAGGCcgttattcctcatccaccaaactttacagttggcactatgcattggggcaggcagcattctcctggcatccaccaaacccagatttgtccaacggactgccagatggtgaagcatgattcatcactccagagaacttgtttccactgctccagagttcagtggcgatgagctttacaccactttaACCGacccttggcattgcgcatggtgatctgaCGCTTGTGTGCGGCCatgtaaacccatttcatgaagctcccgacgaacagttaatgtgctgatgttgcttccataggcagtttggaactcagtagtgagtgttgtaaccgaggacggacaatttttacatgcttcagcacACGGCAGTCCcgatctgtgagcttgtgtggcctaccacttcacggctgagccgttgttgctcctagacgtttccacttcacaataacaacacttacagttgacgggctgctgtagcagggcagaaatttgacaaactgacttgttggaaaggtggtatcctatgacggtgccatgttgaaagtcactgagctcttcagttaggccgttttttgttgtttcttcccccccccccccccccccccccccccaattttgtggtatccaatgggtagttacagtcttgtcccatcgctgcaactcccgtacgaactcggaagaggcgaaggtcaagagccatgcatcctctgaaacacgacccagccaagccgcactgcatcttgacacaatgcccgcttaacccggaagccagccgcaccacaacgtgtcagaggaaacaccgtacacctggcgtccgtttcagcgtgcatgcgcccggcccggcccggcacaggagtcgctagagcgcgatgagacaagtaCATCCTTGCCGTTCAAACAATTCCATagcccggacgatgctgggccaattgtgcgccacaccatgagtctcccggtcgtggccggctgcgacagagcctcgACTCGAAcaaggatctctagtggcacagctagcactgcgatgcagtgccttagaccactgcaccactcaggaggcattaaggccattctactgccaacgtttgtctatggagatcgcatggctgtgtgctcgattttatgcacctgtcagcaatgggtgtggctgaaatagccaaatccactcatttcaaggggtgtccacatatttgtgaatgtgcagtaccagtcaaaagtttggacaccttctcattcaatgatttatttatttgtacaattttctacgttgtagaataatagtgaaggcatcaaaactatgaaataacacctatggaatcatgtcgtaacaaAAAAATCGTTAAACAAAATAATctattttattattttagattTAATAtctaacatttggactcatcagaccaaagaactgatttccaccggtctaatgtccattgcttgtgtttcttggcccaagcaagactcttcttattattggtgtcctttcagtagtggtttctttgcagcaatttgaccatgatggcctgattcacgcagtctcctctgaacaggtaatgttgagatgtgtttcttacttgaactctgtgaagcatttatttgggcttcaatgtctgaggttggtaactaatgaacttatcctcttcgacagaggtaactctgggtcttcatttcctgtggcggtcctcatgaaagccagttcaATCATAGCGATTGCACTTGAAAAAtattcaaagttcttgatattttctggattgactgaccttcatgtctccgagtaatgatggactgacgtttctctttgcttatttaagctcttcttgccataatatggtcttaccaaatagggctatcttctgtatgccacccataccttgtcacaacacaactgattggctcaaacgcattaagaaggaaagacattccacaaattaactttttaacaagtcacacctgttaattgaaatgcattcctggtgactacctaatgaagctggttgagagaatgccaagagagtgcaaagctgtcatcaaggcaaatgttgaagaatctcaaatataaaatatggttTGATTTAactcttttttttggttactacatgattccatatgtgttatttcatagttttgaagtcttcactatttaatctaaaatatagaaaatagtaaaaaatctTTGACTAATGTATTGACTTTGATTAATGTCCGCACGGCAGTCTAAGATGAAAGTGCTGTAATGATCACATCCGCTGGCGGTGCTTTAGGTCCCCTTACTGAGATACACCAATGATCAACACGATGGAAGGAACGTAGACCCCAACAGGTGAGGGGGAAATAAGGAAAATAAAAACCCTGAATGAAAACAGGAAACAGATGCATGCTGTGTGTTACATGTGAAAAGGCCTGCCTTAGATTGAGAAGGGGTTTTTAAATTAGTCATAGGCAGCTGTATCCTGGCCTGGACATTGGAATGATTCTACACCCCCTGTTTGGAACACAATCTGAAGCACACACTTGCCGTTTTGCCCCTGTTATGCTCTAAAGCTGACTGAAACGTAAAAGGTATTTAAAAAATGTCATGATGTTAATGTAATGCTCAAAAAACACTTCCTGGTTGTTATCTAAATGATCACCCTTTCAGACAGGAAGGGGACAAGGTATTCCACATCACATTTCTGGAATTCCTCCATTAGAGTGCACCCCCAGTTCAGAAAACATGCATCTGACTAAAGGGCTTCTTTGATGCAATCGGAAATATGTGCACATGCAAAACAACATCCATATAGTTATTCACCTTTAATTTCTTCATCATTCCTAATGATTTTAATTTGATCAGATGCATTATTTTAAACAACGCATATGTATACTGTGTAGTCGTCTGTACATATTCTTCCCAACAGATGTAAGCTATTGAATTTACAACATACTGTCCCATTGGCATTCCAGAATAAATGGCATCAGAAAAGTCATACTCCCCGGCCTCTTCTATATGTGTTCTCCATAAATAACTTAATACAGataaattaatacaaataaatattatCTTCCAGTATGTAAATCAAATTGCTTGGGTGTTTTGTAATATCAATTGCCAAAGGTGAAATAGATCTGAACATCCTTTTAGACTTTTACAATTGCAATATTAGGGGAATTTTAGTGTAGAACTTAATTTCTTAAATGTAAAATGTCCTAATCTCACTACGCATTTAGTTATAGCGTTTGTAAATGTCTTATGCTATTTCTGTATATACTGCACACATGTCACATTCGAATTCGAAGGCCATCATGAGTGTTTTTCTGggtatgtgtggggggggggtctcaggaTTGGCATCTTGTTGCCAATAATAAACTCCATACACACGTATTAGATACAGTACACACATGACAGGCCCTGCCaggaaaacaagcctgaaaccttacAGCATAATACTTTAAATAAATCACACCACAGGAAAGAAACTACACAATTACTGTTTATGGCAGAGCTGCAGTCCTTATCTTCAAAGCAACAGAAATCCTTTTTAATCTGGATCAGGtctgaacatttaaaaaaagaagagaCTGTTTAAACTTTTGAGAGGTTTCTCTGAAATCCCTGGTCTGGAGTTCATGTTGAATTTAAAGTATCTACGCAGAAAGCATCCACATTTGTATAATAGTAGACTTAAGTGTTTTAGACTAAACTAAATTACACTTTAGCCAGACTAAACATTTGTTCTAAACTTAATTCACATGGCCTGTCAATCGAGTGGTCTAAGCATTTCTCCTACTTAAGACTAAAAAGATTTGCCGTGAGTTTGTCAAGCATTTACCATGGCTTGTGCTACAAATAACCTAATGTCTGAGTCTGATAGTTTGCCCAGTTCACACTATCTAATTAAACATTCAAATATTGTCGTTGCCCAAGCAGACCAGATCAGAGCATTGTGATTACTTATCTGCTATCTCTGAGTAGGCCGTCCTAGGACAGACACAGATATCATGGTATCGCAGAGGTCTAGTGAGGGCTATGCATTGATACTGTTTCTAGACCAGTTAATAATTAGagctctatctgtctgtctgccaggggACCTGGGCAATGGGCAGATCACACAGACAAGACcggggacaggacagggaggagcaGTGGGTCAGATCAAGGGGCTATACACTCACTAGGGGACAAGTCTTTACCTTTGGGTAAAATATGAGAATCTGGCACATTGCATAGGACCATGATGAGATAGAGTTTCCATGACAGCAGTGCTTGGGTAGAACGGCAGAGAGGCTCAGAAACTGAGACTGCCTGTATTGAATGTAGTGGCAATAGCCCGCTGTGGCAATACAATACTTCATCAAATGCCAAAGCTCAACAGCCCGGACAATAAACAAACCACTCAATTCAACAGATAAGGTCTTATCAGAGAGCCAGGTCCAGAATACAATTCCTAATTTGCAAAGAATAGAATTGACTCGAAAGGTTTGAAGCCTCCTTCAATAGTGTATTTCAGAGCTGCTGAGCAATGCATTTTACAGGGAAAGACACTTATGGATAACTCACTAGGGAGGAATAAAGTTTGAATCGGTTCATGGGATATGAACACTGATGTTTGTTTCTGCATCGTGACACAGTAGGCTGACACAATGGACAGAGTCATCATTGGTTCCTATTGGATCTCTAGAGGTGTCTTTTGTTCTTCTGAACCAGCTGTGTTGTGCTCTCGCAAAGGTGCGGGTTATACTGTTTAGATGTACTTCCTCATCACTGAATGTATTACAACACCGTAATAtaaataccttgattttgttatCCTTTTGTCTTATTTCAGTGACCAAGGTGTGGACGTTTAACTAAATGTTGAAAACAAAACTTGAGGAAAAGCAGATGTGCTATTTCGAATGTATGTAGAAGCACAAATCACCCTAATAAAGCAATAATCATGATGAAATGATCCCAAAAATGATGTACCCGAATACACCCATTCTGTGTCTGGTCCCTGCTGCTGCAGCACTGTAGCCAGCTAGGGTTTGGTGGTCTGAGGATGTGGTTGTACCGTTGTAAGTTCTGTTTGGGGTCTGGTGTGTTATCTGCTCTGAGAGGTGGGGACATCATTGTGTTCAGCTA is a window of Oncorhynchus mykiss isolate Arlee chromosome 11, USDA_OmykA_1.1, whole genome shotgun sequence DNA encoding:
- the LOC110535631 gene encoding 39S ribosomal protein L15, mitochondrial — translated: MSFTKKPGGKALDILQNLPRITLANLRPEPGTKKAEKKRGRGQHGGNRSGRGHKGERQRGNRPRLGFEGGQTPFYLAIPKYGYNEGHSRRAQYQPLTLNRLQYLIDLGRIDPTQPIDLTQLVNGRGVTIQPQKRDYGVQLVGEGAGIFAAKVNIEVQMASEEAIAAIERNGGIVTTGFYDPRSLAVLCKPVPFFLSGQPIPKRMLPGEDMVPYYTDAANRGYLADPEKIQKARIALAQKYGYVLPDISKDELFHMLFMRKDPRQIFFGLSPGWVVNMTEKKILKPTDDKLLQYYNS